The sequence below is a genomic window from Fibrobacter succinogenes.
GCTGACAAGGCCGAGAACGTCTCTGCTCTTATTAAGCAATACAAGCCGGACCTGGTGATGAATATCGCTCTCCCCTACCAGGACCTCGCCATCATGGATGCATGCCTTGAATGTGGCGTGAACTACATGGACACGGCTAACTACGAGCCGGAAAATATCGATGATCCGGAATGGCGCAAGGTCTACGACAAGCGCTGCAAGGAAAAGGGCTTTAGCGCCTACTTCGATTACAGCTGGCAGTGGGCTTACAAAGAAAAGTTTGAAAAGGCTGGTCTCACGGCATTGTTGGGTTCCGGCTTTGACCCGGGTGTTTCTCAGGCATACTGCGCCTACGCCTTGAAGCACCAGTTCGACACCATCGAAGAAATCGACATCCTCGACTGCAACGGTGGCGATCACGGTTACAAGTTCGCAACCAACTTCAACCCCGAAATCAACCTCCGCGAAGTCTCTGCTCCGGGTAGCTACTGGGACACGGACGAGAACGGCAAGGGCCACTGGGTTGAAATTCCGGCCATGAGCATCAAGCGCGAATACAACTTCGCACAGGTCGGCAAGAAGGACATGTACCTCCTCCACCACGAAGAAATTGAATCCCTCGCCCAGAACATTCCGGGCATCAAGCGCATCCGCTTCTTCATGACGTTTGGCCAGAGCTATCTCGACCACATGCGTTGCCTCGAAGACGTGGGCATGCTCAGCACACAGCCCATCAAGTTCCAGGGTCAGGACATTGTGCCTATCCAGTTCCTCAAGGCTCTCCTCCCGGACCCGGCAAGTCTCGGTCCTCGCACCGTTGGTAAGACGAACATCGGTTGCATTTTCAAGGGTACTAAGGATGGCAAGCCAAAGACTTACTATCTGTACAACGTTTGCGACCACCAGGAATGCTACAAGGAACTCGGCAGCCAGGCTATCGCCTACACGACTGGCGTTCCGGCAATGTGCGGTGCCATGATGGTGCTCACGGGCAAGTGGAACAAGCCGGGTGTGCATACGGTCGAAGAGTTCGATCCGGATCCGTTCATGGAAGCCCTCACCAAATACGGTCTCCCGTGGAACGAAGATTTCAACCCGGTGCTGGTCGATTAGTAGGAAGTAGGAAGTTAGAAGTAGACAGGAATAACACAAGTAAAACTGTCTACTGCCTACCGTCTACTGTCTACTGATCCGAAGGATCATTCATGAAAAAATGGCGCATTGACGATTCCCGAGATCTTTACAACGTAAAGGGTTGGGGCGTAAGTTACTTTGATATTAACGACAAGGGTCACGCGACGGTTTCGCCGATCAAGAATGGCGGTCCGAGCATCGACCTTTACGAGCTCGTGCAGGAACTTTCCTTGCGCGATGTTTCGACTCCTGTGCTGCTCCGCTTCCCGGATATTCTGGACAGCCGCATCGAAAAGATTCACGAGTGCTTCACGAAGGCGACGACTGAATACGGTTACAAGGGCGGTCATTACAGCATCTTCCCGATCAAGGTGAACCAGCAGCGCGCGGTCTTGGAAGAAGTGGTGAGTCACGGTTCCAAGTTCAACATCGGGCTTGAAGCAGGTTCCAAGCCGGAACTTCACGCAGTTCTTGCGAACATGCAGAATCCGGATGCGTTGATTATCTGCAACGGCTACAAGGACGAAGACTTTATCGAGCTTGCTCTCCTCGCGCAGAAGATGGGCAAGAAGATTTTCATCGTCGTCGAAAAGATGAACGAACTTCATTTGGTCGTGGATCTTTCTCGCCGCATCGGTGTTCGCCCGAACATCGGTATTCGCATCAAGCTTGCAAGCTCTGGCAGCGGCAAGTGGGAAGAATCCGGCGGATACCACAGCAAGTTTGGCCTGAACAGTTCGGAGCTTTTGGAAGCTCTCGACTTCATCAAAGAAGAGAAGATGGAAGACTGCATGAAGCTCATCCACTTCCACTTGGGAAGCCAGATTACAAACATTCGCCATATCAAGAATGGTTTGCGTGAAGTTTCGCAGTTCTACGTCCAAATTAGAAAGATGGGCATGGGCCTTGAATTTGTGGACGTTGGCGGCGGCTTGGGCGTCGATTACGACGGCACGCGCAGTTCTAACGCTAGCTCCGTGAACTATTCCATCCAGGAATACGCAAACGACGTTGTGTACGCGATGTACGAAGCTTGCGAAAACGGAGACGTTCCTCACCCGAATATCATTGCGGAATCGGGCCGTGCACTTTCGGCACACCATTCCATCTTGGTGTTCAACGTGCTTGAAACGGCTGGCCAGGCTTTCTTCGACGAAAGCGTTCATGAAATCAGCGACGACGCTCCGGAAGCACTGAAGGACTTGTATGGCATTTACAAGAGCCTTTCTCCGAAGAACTTGCTTGAAAGCTGGCACGATGCCATGCAGATTAACGACGACACCTTGAGTGGTTTCAAGATGGGCGACGTGGATTTGCAGACGCGCGCTATGAGCGAACGCTTGTTCTGGAGCATTGCCCGCAAAGTGGATTTGCTAGCACGCGACTTGCGCCATCCGCCTTATGAATTAAGCGAACTCCCGCGTTTGCTTGCCGAAAAGTACTTCTGCAACTTCAGCCTTTTCCAGAGCCTCCCGGACAGCTGGGGCGTGGATCAGGTGTTCCCGATTATGCCGATCCAGCGTTTGGACGAAGAGCCGACGATCGAGACGACGATTCAGGACGTGACTTGCGATAGCGATGGCAAGATTGACATGTTCGTTCGCGGCGGCGAAGTGGCACGCACCATTCCGCTCCACCCGATCAAGAAGGACGAACCGTACTTTATCGCGGTTTACCTCGTCGGTGCATACCAGGAAATTCTCGGTGACCTCCACAACCTCTTTGGCGATACGAACGCAGTGCACATTGTCTGCAACGACAACGGCGGCTACGATATCGACAAGGTAATCGACGGCGAATCCGTGGAAGACGTGCTCGACTACGTGAACTTCAGCGACAAGGCTCTTGTCCGCAACATGGAAAACTGGGTCACGCGCTCTGTGAAGGAAGGAAAGATTACGCTTCAGGAAGGCAAGGAATTCTTGAACATCTATCGTTCCGGACTTTACGGGTACACGTATCTGGAGTAGGAAGTAGACGGTAGGAAGTAGGCAGTAGACAGGACTGTAGGCGGGATTGCCCGCCCATGGTCCAAGAGCCGAAAGAAGTGTCATTGGTTATACTAATTTTATGATTCACGAAATTACTCCGCACAAGTTAGATAACGAATTTAAAGACATTGCTCCCAAGCCCACTGATTATTTGATTATTTTCAATGGAGAGCAAACGCTTTTCAAGAAAGTGGTTGAAGGTGTTTACGAAATTCCACGAGTGTGCGACTTTCCCAAATGTGAATGCCATTACCTGATCAGCATCGATGGTGATGCTTATTTTTTGTGCAATACGAATCTGCCAGAAGTTCCAGAAGGCTACGAGTTCCGCGGCAACCGCACATTCCGCACGCTTGAAAATCATTTGGAACGCCTCGGCGGAGCAACTTCCGCACACATTGCCAAATGGGAAAATTTGAACAAATTCTGTGGCATGTGTGGTCATATCATGACGCGTGGAACTAAAGAACGCTCCATGATTTGCCCCAGCTGCAAGAACACAGTCTACCCCAAGATTTCGCCGGTCGTGATTGTCGCGGTGCACAACGGCAACGAACTTTTGATGGCGCGCAATTTGGACAATCCAGACAAGACGCGCATGTTCCTGATTTCTGGATTCGTAGAAATCGGCGAATCGCTTGAGCAAGCCGTCAAGCGCGAAGTCATGGAAGAAGCGGGCGTTCGCGTCAAGAACATCAAGTACTTCGGTAGCCAGCCGTGGCCGTTCTCGGAATCGCTCATCTCGGGCTACACCGCAGAACTCGATGGCGATCCGACGATTCACATGCAAGAAGCGGAACTCGCTTGCGCCACTTGGGTCAAGCGCGAGGACATTCCCGAATACGATACGAGCGTGAGCATCAGCAGTTGCCTCATCGAGAATTTCCGTTCGGGATATACGATTAAGGAATAAAGATTAAACGAGACGCGCGGCCGAAGAGCCGCGCATTTTTCTAGTTACTTTTCCGATTTTTTATCGGCTTTCTTCTTAGCCTTGCTCGGAGCCGCTTTAGGTGTTGCCTCAGGCTTATTCGCAAGTACAACGTATAAAGTATCGTGAATCACGACCGTATCGCGCACGACAATCGTATCATGCACAAAGACTGTATCGCGAGCGCACACGACATTCGCGGAACCGTTAGAAGCCGGAA
It includes:
- a CDS encoding saccharopine dehydrogenase family protein; amino-acid sequence: MARALIIGCGAVATVAIKKCCTCSEVFSEICIASRHRENCEKLAQELRPNTKTVITTAAVDADKAENVSALIKQYKPDLVMNIALPYQDLAIMDACLECGVNYMDTANYEPENIDDPEWRKVYDKRCKEKGFSAYFDYSWQWAYKEKFEKAGLTALLGSGFDPGVSQAYCAYALKHQFDTIEEIDILDCNGGDHGYKFATNFNPEINLREVSAPGSYWDTDENGKGHWVEIPAMSIKREYNFAQVGKKDMYLLHHEEIESLAQNIPGIKRIRFFMTFGQSYLDHMRCLEDVGMLSTQPIKFQGQDIVPIQFLKALLPDPASLGPRTVGKTNIGCIFKGTKDGKPKTYYLYNVCDHQECYKELGSQAIAYTTGVPAMCGAMMVLTGKWNKPGVHTVEEFDPDPFMEALTKYGLPWNEDFNPVLVD
- the speA gene encoding biosynthetic arginine decarboxylase; translation: MKKWRIDDSRDLYNVKGWGVSYFDINDKGHATVSPIKNGGPSIDLYELVQELSLRDVSTPVLLRFPDILDSRIEKIHECFTKATTEYGYKGGHYSIFPIKVNQQRAVLEEVVSHGSKFNIGLEAGSKPELHAVLANMQNPDALIICNGYKDEDFIELALLAQKMGKKIFIVVEKMNELHLVVDLSRRIGVRPNIGIRIKLASSGSGKWEESGGYHSKFGLNSSELLEALDFIKEEKMEDCMKLIHFHLGSQITNIRHIKNGLREVSQFYVQIRKMGMGLEFVDVGGGLGVDYDGTRSSNASSVNYSIQEYANDVVYAMYEACENGDVPHPNIIAESGRALSAHHSILVFNVLETAGQAFFDESVHEISDDAPEALKDLYGIYKSLSPKNLLESWHDAMQINDDTLSGFKMGDVDLQTRAMSERLFWSIARKVDLLARDLRHPPYELSELPRLLAEKYFCNFSLFQSLPDSWGVDQVFPIMPIQRLDEEPTIETTIQDVTCDSDGKIDMFVRGGEVARTIPLHPIKKDEPYFIAVYLVGAYQEILGDLHNLFGDTNAVHIVCNDNGGYDIDKVIDGESVEDVLDYVNFSDKALVRNMENWVTRSVKEGKITLQEGKEFLNIYRSGLYGYTYLE
- the nudC gene encoding NAD(+) diphosphatase encodes the protein MIHEITPHKLDNEFKDIAPKPTDYLIIFNGEQTLFKKVVEGVYEIPRVCDFPKCECHYLISIDGDAYFLCNTNLPEVPEGYEFRGNRTFRTLENHLERLGGATSAHIAKWENLNKFCGMCGHIMTRGTKERSMICPSCKNTVYPKISPVVIVAVHNGNELLMARNLDNPDKTRMFLISGFVEIGESLEQAVKREVMEEAGVRVKNIKYFGSQPWPFSESLISGYTAELDGDPTIHMQEAELACATWVKREDIPEYDTSVSISSCLIENFRSGYTIKE